Proteins encoded within one genomic window of candidate division WOR-3 bacterium:
- a CDS encoding Xaa-Pro peptidase family protein, with translation MGRIDRLFKLLEDKSLDAIFVLKPLNIFYFTGAYVNGLLYIGGEKPVLFVRRPKERSLNSKAEVVYINSFKDIKPFISLPLNNVGLELDSIPYNTVLKIVSTFGIREVFDISNEIRLIRMKKVEVEIEKIKRAGEIVGRVFERAREVFTPVMTEFDLLLELEYFSKKLGNLGVYRMHSFGNEASFSHIIQGDDAFFPSYLDAPTGGRGISEAFPQGASLKKIESGKPFTVDVMINYDGYIADATRTFIYGEVSDEIKDYWEKLISIFRFVRDLLVPGNVCEDIYTKTLSYADSLGMGNLFMGTGQDRVKFIGHGVGLEVDEFPFIAKGFSLQLEQSMVVAVEPKIFDRSFGIMGIEDTFLIEKEGAKTLIPFPQELTVL, from the coding sequence ATGGGGCGCATTGATAGACTTTTTAAACTCCTTGAGGATAAATCTTTGGATGCTATTTTTGTTCTGAAGCCTCTTAACATCTTTTACTTTACGGGGGCTTACGTGAATGGTTTGCTTTACATTGGTGGCGAAAAGCCTGTACTTTTTGTAAGGAGGCCGAAAGAGAGGTCCCTTAATTCGAAGGCTGAAGTTGTTTACATTAACTCCTTCAAGGATATAAAGCCGTTTATATCACTTCCCCTTAATAATGTAGGGCTTGAGCTGGATTCAATACCTTATAACACCGTATTGAAGATAGTTTCAACCTTTGGAATTAGAGAAGTTTTTGATATATCCAATGAAATCCGCCTTATCAGAATGAAAAAGGTCGAGGTTGAGATTGAAAAAATCAAGAGGGCGGGTGAGATTGTGGGTAGGGTGTTTGAGAGGGCAAGAGAGGTTTTTACCCCGGTAATGACGGAGTTTGATTTACTTTTAGAGCTTGAGTATTTTTCAAAAAAACTCGGGAATCTCGGTGTTTATAGAATGCACTCCTTTGGGAATGAGGCGTCCTTTTCCCACATTATTCAAGGCGATGATGCCTTCTTCCCATCCTATCTCGATGCGCCCACGGGAGGTAGGGGTATCTCGGAGGCCTTTCCACAGGGCGCTTCCCTAAAAAAAATTGAGTCTGGTAAACCTTTTACAGTAGATGTGATGATAAATTACGATGGTTACATCGCTGATGCAACGAGGACCTTTATTTATGGTGAGGTGAGTGACGAGATTAAGGATTATTGGGAGAAACTAATTTCGATTTTTCGATTCGTAAGGGATTTACTCGTACCTGGAAATGTTTGCGAGGATATCTACACCAAGACTTTATCCTACGCAGATTCCCTTGGAATGGGCAATCTATTTATGGGGACTGGACAGGATAGAGTGAAGTTTATAGGCCATGGTGTGGGGCTTGAGGTGGACGAATTTCCCTTTATCGCAAAGGGGTTTTCATTACAATTAGAGCAAAGTATGGTGGTTGCTGTAGAGCCAAAAATCTTCGACAGATCTTTTGGAATAATGGGAATCGAAGATACTTTCCTAATTGAAAAGGAAGGCGCTAAAACCTTAATACCCTTTCCTCAGGAATTAACTGTGTTATGA
- a CDS encoding 2-dehydropantoate 2-reductase: MKFIVLGVGSVGGYLISKLALAGNTVEAIVSKRSNKRLIEVEGIEYFQKDKRYVIKVPCYVYEDLMEIDTDYFILATKTREALQILGDLKERHFNFNYIVTVQNGIESHFKASQMFGEDHLILSIREGLYAFDLHKIRNVSDGNVENVVTSLTATRESMQKFAELLNSSGIPATVSFGAMTVLYEKLVINSVINPLASILKVKNGYLIKMLHTETVLGLINEALKVLSYEGISLSPSQVLEDLKSVIKATSENKCSMLQDLEKKKKTEIDYINGYLLRLAKKHGIDIPLNQMIYELITRMEELYGAH, translated from the coding sequence ATGAAATTTATTGTTCTCGGTGTGGGTTCAGTTGGAGGGTATCTTATATCGAAGCTCGCCTTAGCGGGGAATACAGTTGAAGCCATTGTTAGCAAGAGGTCCAATAAGCGATTGATAGAAGTTGAAGGGATTGAATATTTTCAGAAGGATAAACGTTATGTGATCAAAGTTCCTTGCTATGTTTACGAAGATTTAATGGAGATCGATACAGATTATTTCATCCTTGCGACCAAAACGAGAGAGGCACTTCAAATTCTTGGCGACCTAAAGGAAAGGCATTTTAATTTCAATTACATAGTGACTGTTCAGAATGGCATTGAATCTCACTTTAAGGCCTCTCAGATGTTTGGTGAGGATCACTTAATCCTTTCCATAAGGGAAGGCCTTTATGCCTTTGATTTGCACAAAATAAGAAATGTAAGTGATGGCAATGTAGAAAATGTTGTAACGTCCCTCACTGCGACCCGAGAATCTATGCAGAAATTTGCAGAACTATTAAACTCATCAGGGATACCTGCTACCGTTTCTTTTGGGGCTATGACTGTTTTGTACGAAAAGCTTGTTATAAACAGCGTTATAAATCCCCTTGCCTCGATTTTAAAGGTGAAGAATGGTTATCTCATCAAAATGTTACATACAGAAACAGTACTCGGTTTGATTAATGAGGCCCTAAAGGTGTTATCTTACGAGGGTATTTCATTAAGTCCATCACAAGTACTGGAAGATTTGAAATCAGTTATAAAGGCAACTTCAGAGAACAAGTGTTCTATGCTTCAAGATCTTGAAAAGAAGAAAAAAACCGAGATTGATTACATAAATGGATACCTTCTTCGTTTAGCAAAGAAGCATGGAATCGATATTCCCTTAAATCAGATGATATATGAGCTAATCACCAGGATGGAGGAACTTTATGGGGCGCATTGA
- a CDS encoding diacylglycerol kinase family protein: MIALIVNPIAGRGNALTKLPEVEKIIRKLGLAYEVFITKAPGEATRMAKEIKDSGKFEKILVLGGDGTVNEVAQALVGSELPILPLPLGTGNDFVKFFYPRQKYDTILEKHLLSERTLSIDVGLLEGENIKRYFINGMGIGFDSEVLNNMKKIKLLKGDFLYTSAVLLTFLQFKGTELEVFLNNGEISLSGRFLLFNVGNGQYLGGGFRLFPKASLRDGKLDISIIGPLRPMRFFTNFYKAFKGRHVTLPEVTYLKSDVITVRSNNPFNLQLDGELAQNLRNIKITVKPASLKVVI; the protein is encoded by the coding sequence ATGATTGCTCTAATTGTTAATCCAATAGCAGGTAGGGGGAATGCTCTTACAAAGCTTCCAGAGGTTGAAAAGATTATTAGAAAATTGGGATTAGCCTATGAAGTGTTCATAACAAAAGCTCCCGGTGAGGCAACGCGAATGGCAAAAGAGATTAAGGATTCTGGAAAGTTCGAAAAGATTTTGGTTTTGGGGGGCGATGGTACGGTAAATGAGGTGGCACAAGCCCTTGTAGGAAGTGAGCTTCCTATCCTACCGTTACCTCTTGGAACAGGGAATGATTTTGTCAAATTTTTTTACCCTCGCCAAAAATATGATACCATTTTAGAAAAACATTTACTTTCTGAGAGGACGCTCAGCATCGATGTGGGGCTTTTAGAAGGCGAGAATATAAAAAGGTATTTCATTAACGGTATGGGGATAGGCTTTGATTCAGAAGTCCTCAATAACATGAAGAAAATCAAGCTACTTAAAGGGGATTTTCTTTATACAAGCGCAGTTTTGCTTACCTTTTTGCAATTCAAAGGTACGGAATTGGAAGTCTTTTTGAATAATGGCGAAATATCCCTTTCTGGCAGATTTTTGCTCTTTAACGTGGGTAATGGGCAATATCTCGGAGGCGGGTTCAGATTGTTCCCTAAGGCAAGTTTAAGGGACGGTAAGCTGGATATTTCCATCATAGGGCCTTTAAGACCGATGAGGTTTTTCACTAATTTTTACAAAGCTTTTAAAGGAAGACACGTCACCCTTCCAGAGGTTACATACTTAAAGTCAGATGTGATTACTGTAAGGTCCAATAATCCGTTTAATCTTCAATTAGATGGCGAACTTGCACAAAATCTGAGAAATATAAAGATTACCGTTAAGCCTGCCTCACTTAAGGTTGTAATATGA
- a CDS encoding septal ring lytic transglycosylase RlpA family protein, with product MISFKTSPLIFIAIILLASACAPRIKPKTFTQVGYASFYGKEFKGRKTASGERYDPGKLTAAHPTLPFNTYVKVTNLENGKSVVVRINDRGPHKKGRIVDLSEKAAEILDMKTKGTVLVRLEVVAWP from the coding sequence ATGATATCTTTTAAAACTTCTCCTTTAATCTTTATCGCAATTATACTTTTAGCCTCAGCTTGTGCACCGAGAATAAAACCAAAGACTTTCACTCAAGTAGGCTATGCTTCCTTTTATGGAAAAGAATTCAAAGGGAGAAAAACTGCATCGGGCGAAAGATACGACCCCGGTAAGTTAACGGCTGCCCATCCCACTCTACCCTTTAATACCTATGTTAAAGTAACCAACTTAGAAAATGGAAAATCTGTAGTAGTGAGAATAAACGATAGAGGCCCACACAAAAAGGGAAGGATTGTGGACCTATCAGAAAAGGCTGCAGAAATATTAGATATGAAAACTAAAGGTACAGTTTTAGTAAGACTGGAGGTCGTTGCATGGCCATAA
- a CDS encoding LD-carboxypeptidase, which yields MRIATFSPSSKPNEELLKKAIQNLKGRGFEVELSPNLLGERGLNESSDEERFSDFRWAFFESNSSVIIPSRGGYGLSRILERISQLNFSSVRKTVIGFSDLTFVLNYLSSFENLNVFHGPMLATNLSKGEDEHFLYLERAVNKIPYEVQWEGDSSGGRFLGKIYGGNLTCFSLLVGTKFFPDLDDAILFLEEHNEAEYRVDRMLYFLKYSGVFQKIKAVIVGFSDVGYDVYINFFRKNNIPFSTNFPGGHGERNLPFPIGKVCEFDADKNILKVHFER from the coding sequence ATGCGGATTGCAACCTTTTCTCCCTCTTCAAAACCCAATGAGGAGCTTTTAAAGAAAGCTATTCAAAACTTAAAAGGCCGTGGTTTTGAAGTAGAATTGTCTCCTAATTTACTGGGTGAAAGGGGACTCAATGAGAGTTCAGACGAAGAAAGGTTCTCAGATTTTAGATGGGCATTTTTTGAATCCAATTCTTCAGTGATTATACCTTCCAGAGGCGGATACGGATTGTCCCGGATTTTGGAGAGGATTTCCCAATTGAACTTTTCTTCAGTTCGCAAAACTGTAATTGGCTTCAGCGATTTAACCTTTGTTTTAAATTATCTCTCCTCCTTTGAAAATCTTAATGTTTTTCATGGCCCAATGCTGGCGACAAATCTTTCGAAGGGAGAAGATGAACATTTCCTGTACTTGGAGAGAGCTGTTAACAAAATACCTTATGAAGTTCAATGGGAAGGTGACTCTTCTGGCGGTAGGTTTCTTGGAAAAATCTATGGTGGGAATTTGACTTGCTTTTCTCTCCTTGTGGGCACCAAATTTTTTCCGGATCTCGATGACGCCATCCTTTTTCTAGAGGAACATAATGAGGCAGAATATCGGGTGGATAGGATGCTTTATTTCTTAAAATATTCAGGAGTTTTTCAAAAAATAAAGGCTGTAATTGTTGGCTTTAGCGACGTTGGTTATGATGTGTATATAAACTTTTTCAGAAAGAACAATATACCTTTTAGCACAAATTTCCCTGGAGGGCATGGTGAGAGGAATTTGCCGTTCCCCATTGGCAAGGTTTGTGAGTTTGACGCAGATAAAAACATTTTAAAGGTTCATTTTGAGAGATAA
- a CDS encoding putative sugar nucleotidyl transferase, whose amino-acid sequence MRRSYILFEDEGVNGFLPLVWLNPFLNLRIGISTLYEKWEKVLTNIDGIIVRDFLKDYAHSLYPQVKVNSLPGGICVFLNSRLNPYQRMISTLTEINPGEGYVDEEGVVLSFALELPDGLNFSELKELVTKVQFWKKVKEVEVLRRLEDLIIHNGTFISQDFSRFYERSYLRIPADLRVLGDAVFISDEAKIFPYVFIDATEGPVVIEKNAVVSPFVYIEGPAFLGEGVLIKPFSKIFKNTTIGPICKVGGEVESSIFHSYSNKQHDGFLGHSYVSSWVNLGADTVTSDLKNNYSTIRLRYRKSEWDTASQFIGTFFADHVKTGINTMLNSGTIVGVFTNLFGSGYHPKFIPSFFWGGGREWQIHDLEKAIETAKRMMQRRNINPSEAYLKLIEKVFSLTEDERRDFSL is encoded by the coding sequence GTGAGAAGATCCTACATTTTATTTGAGGATGAAGGGGTGAATGGCTTTTTGCCTCTCGTATGGTTAAATCCCTTTCTGAATTTGCGTATTGGCATTTCAACATTATATGAGAAGTGGGAAAAGGTTCTTACGAATATTGACGGCATAATCGTGAGGGATTTTTTAAAGGATTACGCTCACTCGTTATATCCGCAGGTTAAAGTGAACAGTTTGCCCGGTGGAATTTGCGTGTTTCTTAACTCCAGATTGAACCCTTATCAGAGGATGATTTCTACACTTACTGAGATTAACCCTGGAGAAGGGTATGTTGACGAAGAAGGAGTTGTTCTATCCTTTGCTTTAGAGCTGCCAGATGGGTTAAACTTTTCCGAGTTAAAAGAACTGGTAACGAAAGTTCAGTTTTGGAAAAAGGTTAAGGAAGTTGAGGTTTTAAGGAGGCTTGAAGACCTCATAATCCATAATGGCACATTTATAAGTCAGGATTTTTCAAGATTTTATGAGCGTTCCTATTTAAGGATTCCTGCGGATTTAAGAGTTTTAGGGGATGCCGTTTTTATATCGGACGAGGCAAAAATATTCCCTTACGTATTTATTGATGCTACTGAAGGTCCTGTTGTTATAGAAAAAAATGCAGTAGTTTCTCCTTTCGTGTATATCGAGGGTCCTGCCTTTTTGGGAGAGGGTGTTTTGATTAAGCCCTTCAGTAAAATCTTCAAAAACACAACAATTGGTCCCATTTGTAAAGTAGGAGGAGAAGTTGAGTCATCAATTTTTCACTCCTACTCAAACAAGCAACATGACGGCTTTTTGGGGCACTCTTACGTATCTTCCTGGGTAAACTTAGGTGCTGATACGGTGACCAGTGACCTTAAAAATAATTACTCTACAATAAGATTGAGATACAGAAAGAGCGAATGGGATACAGCTTCTCAGTTTATAGGCACCTTTTTTGCAGATCATGTGAAGACAGGTATAAATACCATGCTAAATTCTGGGACGATTGTTGGAGTGTTTACCAACCTATTTGGAAGTGGATATCATCCGAAGTTTATTCCCTCTTTTTTCTGGGGAGGCGGAAGGGAATGGCAGATTCATGATTTAGAAAAGGCAATAGAAACAGCGAAGAGAATGATGCAAAGAAGAAATATCAACCCCAGTGAAGCATACTTGAAGCTCATTGAAAAGGTATTCTCTCTCACTGAAGACGAAAGAAGGGACTTTTCTCTGTAA
- a CDS encoding CDP-alcohol phosphatidyltransferase family protein, translating into MKGLYSGAFQIATLPNLLSITRLFLVLPLYPFLKDSRVFLTTLFLILIVLTDVLDGYFARKFHLENPVGKILDHGVDKVVSMSLSYIFYKFSLLPVWAFWFFFLRDLLILLVGGVLYFGFRVALGSLWLGKIAGIFYFGMFFALLLGFEHLGKLLMIISVFLFTVVVIVYPIKFYPSLKIKIFGGEGGAE; encoded by the coding sequence GTGAAAGGGCTTTATTCAGGTGCATTTCAAATAGCTACCCTTCCGAACCTCTTAAGTATTACAAGACTTTTTCTGGTTTTACCCCTTTATCCTTTCCTTAAGGACTCGAGAGTTTTTTTAACGACTCTTTTTCTTATTTTGATTGTTCTAACCGACGTCCTTGACGGTTATTTTGCAAGGAAGTTTCATCTCGAAAACCCCGTAGGCAAGATTTTGGACCACGGAGTCGATAAGGTTGTTTCAATGAGTTTATCTTACATCTTCTATAAATTTTCATTGCTCCCCGTATGGGCTTTCTGGTTTTTCTTTTTAAGGGATTTACTTATATTGTTAGTTGGAGGAGTTCTATATTTCGGTTTCAGAGTCGCTTTGGGTTCACTTTGGCTAGGCAAAATTGCGGGTATTTTTTATTTTGGCATGTTCTTTGCCCTTTTGCTCGGGTTCGAGCACCTCGGAAAGCTTCTAATGATCATAAGTGTCTTCTTATTTACGGTCGTTGTTATTGTTTACCCGATAAAATTTTACCCGAGTTTGAAAATAAAGATTTTTGGCGGTGAAGGAGGGGCAGAGTGA
- a CDS encoding tetratricopeptide repeat protein, whose translation MKKLIPLGLFFFFTACATTPHKSSGIIYMQQGLYNKAVTEFQGWVAENPNNPEAHIWLGRAYIGVRDYIKAADEFIKAYELDADSGKYLKEFGENELNTILTAGKTFFQQGDDQKALKYFTYVTKINPKDERAYLAIAIIHNKQGNYEEAINYANKAIELNPKDVQALYYRAKFNAQAGKKEEAIKDLLQVIEKDTTFSKAYFDLGVLYFDNQEFEKSAYYFKKAHELDKENLDALLNTALSYYRLSKYDEAEKLFREYLEKQPDAYDIWFTLGACLYNENKLQEALSAFDKAIELKPDYEDAYSFKALIYNQLKMNKELMETIKKLQEIKGNNGGGKK comes from the coding sequence ATGAAAAAGCTTATACCCTTGGGGTTGTTTTTCTTTTTTACGGCATGTGCAACAACCCCACATAAATCTTCCGGAATTATCTACATGCAACAGGGCCTATACAACAAAGCCGTCACAGAATTCCAAGGTTGGGTTGCTGAAAACCCAAATAACCCAGAGGCCCACATATGGCTCGGAAGGGCCTACATTGGCGTGAGGGATTATATCAAGGCTGCTGACGAATTTATAAAAGCCTACGAGCTGGACGCTGACTCTGGAAAATATCTCAAGGAATTTGGAGAAAATGAACTTAACACCATTTTAACAGCCGGAAAAACCTTCTTCCAGCAGGGTGATGACCAAAAGGCCCTTAAGTACTTCACCTATGTTACAAAAATTAACCCTAAGGATGAGAGGGCCTACTTAGCTATTGCAATAATTCACAACAAACAAGGTAACTATGAAGAAGCCATTAACTATGCAAACAAGGCTATCGAACTCAATCCAAAGGACGTACAGGCTCTCTACTATAGAGCAAAATTCAACGCACAGGCTGGGAAAAAAGAAGAGGCAATTAAAGATTTACTCCAGGTAATTGAAAAAGATACTACCTTCTCAAAGGCCTACTTCGATTTAGGTGTCCTATACTTTGATAATCAAGAATTTGAAAAATCTGCCTACTATTTCAAGAAGGCTCATGAACTTGATAAAGAAAATCTCGACGCTCTCTTAAATACCGCTCTTTCGTATTATAGGTTATCCAAGTATGATGAGGCAGAAAAATTATTCCGCGAGTACCTGGAAAAACAGCCCGATGCTTACGATATTTGGTTCACCTTGGGGGCATGCCTCTACAACGAGAATAAACTCCAGGAAGCTTTAAGTGCCTTTGACAAAGCAATTGAATTAAAGCCTGACTACGAGGACGCTTATAGCTTTAAAGCCCTTATTTACAATCAACTCAAAATGAACAAAGAGCTTATGGAGACCATTAAAAAGCTACAGGAAATAAAAGGTAACAACGGAGGTGGTAAAAAGTGA
- the argF gene encoding ornithine carbamoyltransferase, translated as MRKDFLSILDLSVEEAHELIDFSLKVKKGKVNEKILDGKVLALIFEKPSLRTRVTFERAIYDLGGKPIYLSNNDIRLGQRESVKDVSRNLEKWVDGIVARVFAHSTLIEMAENVRIPVVNALSDLEHPCQIVGDYLTIFEKSGRTKVNLAFIGDGNNVANSLMLMTALLGGKFTIACPEGYEPNKNLYEKAIEISKTTGAKIEIVRDPKQAVKDADFIYTDVWASMGQEQEAEQRRQIFKNYKVDSELLKIAPSHVAVLHCLPAHRGEEITDEVLDGPHSIVLDQAENRLHSEKAILIKLFRNIY; from the coding sequence GTGAGAAAAGACTTTTTATCTATCCTTGATCTCTCTGTGGAAGAAGCCCACGAATTAATCGATTTCTCACTAAAAGTAAAAAAAGGAAAGGTAAACGAAAAAATCCTGGACGGAAAAGTCCTCGCACTGATCTTTGAAAAACCCTCTCTTCGCACAAGGGTTACCTTTGAAAGAGCCATCTACGACCTCGGAGGTAAACCTATTTACCTCTCTAACAATGATATTAGATTAGGGCAAAGGGAATCTGTTAAAGACGTCTCAAGAAACCTGGAAAAATGGGTTGACGGCATTGTGGCAAGAGTATTTGCCCACTCTACTCTAATAGAAATGGCAGAAAATGTCAGGATACCTGTAGTAAATGCACTCTCAGACCTTGAACACCCGTGTCAAATAGTTGGAGATTACCTTACAATTTTTGAAAAATCTGGAAGGACAAAAGTAAATCTGGCGTTTATTGGAGACGGCAATAACGTAGCAAACTCACTGATGCTAATGACCGCTCTGCTCGGTGGAAAATTTACCATTGCATGTCCCGAAGGTTATGAACCCAACAAAAATCTTTACGAAAAGGCAATAGAGATTTCAAAAACCACCGGTGCAAAAATAGAGATTGTAAGAGATCCTAAGCAAGCAGTAAAAGATGCTGACTTCATTTATACCGATGTTTGGGCTTCCATGGGACAAGAGCAGGAAGCAGAGCAAAGAAGACAAATTTTCAAGAATTACAAGGTAGATTCAGAACTCTTGAAGATTGCTCCTTCTCACGTTGCTGTATTACATTGCCTTCCGGCTCATAGGGGAGAAGAGATAACCGATGAAGTTCTCGATGGACCTCATTCCATTGTCCTCGACCAAGCTGAGAACAGACTACATTCTGAAAAGGCAATACTTATAAAACTCTTTAGAAACATTTATTAA
- a CDS encoding HU family DNA-binding protein: MNKQELINKVAEKAGVTKKDAALVVNAFIDVVKDSLAKKNPVRIIGFGTFDVRKRAERKGRNPRSKQEIKIPARIVPVFRASSTLKEMVNKGK; encoded by the coding sequence ATGAACAAGCAAGAACTGATAAACAAAGTAGCAGAAAAAGCGGGCGTAACCAAAAAGGACGCAGCCCTGGTGGTGAATGCATTCATCGATGTAGTAAAAGACTCACTGGCCAAAAAGAACCCAGTGAGAATCATCGGCTTCGGAACCTTCGACGTCAGGAAGAGAGCTGAGAGGAAGGGCAGAAATCCAAGAAGCAAACAGGAAATTAAGATTCCTGCCAGGATAGTGCCTGTATTCAGGGCATCCTCTACGCTCAAAGAGATGGTGAACAAGGGCAAGTAA